Genomic window (Paenibacillus sp. 37):
TCAGACCAATATCCTGCCCACAATCCCACAATCATGGAAGCTACAATATTTACCGTTAGCAATAACCCCGCCAAACTTGCGCCAATCTGAATACTCAGATAGATCGCCATGAATGGAATGATGGACTTCTGGGTCAGATCGGTGAAAAAATCAGTAATGATACGTATCCTGATGTTAGGGTGCAGATCGGCGTATTTCATAAGTCGTTTTTCTTCCTTCCCACTGGTCATGTTGATGTTACTGAGTATAATGGAGGAAAACCTGAAGAAAAACTGTAGAAGCATCCGGATGGATTTCGTATTTTAGCAGAAGGTAGGGCATATATGGACGTATCAGAACATTACATTCAACTGCGATTAAACTTTCCACATGTACATGATGAACAAGAAGTAAATACAACAGTAGGTGAACTTGCCGATCTATTATGTTGTACCATGCGCAATATGAACCTCATTATGAACAAATTCAAGGAGAACGGGTGGGTCAGATGGAACCCGCAGCGCGGCAGGGGCAAAAAATCGATGCTGGTATTTTGTGTCCCGTTGCTTGAAGTGGCGCGTGAACGATTTGACCATTTCCTGGATGGGAACAGGATGGAGGACGCCTATGAACTTGCCGCCACCTTACCAATTACGATGAGAGAACATCTGATACAGCAAATGCAGCATCAATTTGGTCTGCGTTCGAATAAAGGGGACAGAGGACGAGTGGATACATTGCGGATTCCACGGAATATCCCTTTTAAGACATTGGATCCCACGCAGACGGCCATGTGGGGAGAAGTTTTTATTGTTGCGGAGGTTTTTGATTGTTTGGTTCGCTATAATGCTGAACACCAGGTCTGTGAACCGAGTCTTGCTGTGGCATGGGAGAGTCATTCGGAGGGGAGGGAATGGACTTTTTATCTGCACAAAGGTATACCCTTTCATCATGGCAGGATATTGGATGCAGAGGACGTGAAGTTTACCTTTGATCGCATTATCTCTGACAATAGTAACCCGTGCAGGCCTCTGTTTGGATCTATTGAGCGCATAGAGACGTTGGACGAATTGACTGTACGTTTTGTGTTAAACAAGCCTAACTTCATGTTCCCGGATCTGATGAGCAGTATGTCTGCATCGATCTTGCCGAGAGATGTGGAGATGAATCCGCTCCATCCGATTGGAACAGGACCTTATCGGTTGACACGTCATGATTCCAAGCTGCTTGTGTTGGAAGTATTCCCTTCCTACTTCCGAGGCCGAGCCTATATTGACCGCGTTGAAGTATGGCAACTTCCCCACTCTGGGAGGGTGGAGTCCGTCATCAAGCATAATATATTTCCGGATGCGGAGCCTCGTGCCGTGCAGCATGAGATGCAGGGTGGCATGTATATGACGTTTAATATGCAAAAGGAAGGGCCACAGCATGATGTGAATTTTCGCCGGGCTGTTCAACAGCTATTGAATGCGCAGGAGTTGTCGCAAGCGCTCGGAAGCACGAACACGCAGGCTGCTTATAGTTTGATTCGAGGACGAGTACAGCAACCTTTAAAGGTGGGTTCAAATCAAGGGGAGCCATGGAAACAGCAATCGGAACAACTGGATGGTTCGGTCACACCTGTATCTGAACTTTCCGTGGAGACCTCACTGGCGCGGGCCTCAGCATTCTTGCGTCATAGCTCTTATCAAGGGCAGAGTTTAAGTCTGTGGGTGGAAGAAGGCGAGAAGATGGAGGCAGATATGGTCTGGTTTGCAGAGAGAAGTAAACAGATTGGCCTACATATCAACATTATGCAGGGAGATCCGATCCATGCAGTCTATCAAGATGGGTTCGGGGATTGTGATCTGATCTATACAGGAGAAATCTTCAATGATCATGTCGTGCTGAGTCTCGTGACGATGTACACCTTCCAGAACACGTTATTCCTGATTGCGATGAATGATTACTGGAGACATGAACTGGAACAGGAATGTGGACGAGTGGTGATGATCCAGGAACCAGCGGAGCGGTTGAATAGATTGATTCGGCTAGAGGATCGACTGATTCAGGAGGCATTGCTTCTGCCCACATACAGCTTCAAGGAAGAACACGCCCATCATGATTCGTTGCGAGATTATCGTCTTGCGGGGTATGGTCTGCCTGATCTGCGCAGATTGTGGGTGAAGAGAAGACCTGGTGCCGAAGAAGAGGATGTGAGTTATCCGGTGTATATTCCGTTGTGGTAGGACTATGCAAGCGTAAAAATGCCGTATTAACGGACTTCACCGATTGCTTGTCAAACTAGTCCGCATATATCGAACAAGTCCCTCATAACATGTACTAATCAAGTAGGGGTTCTGCTGCAAGCACAATCCTGAAGTGAAAACATGTGCTAAAGGGGATGATGTCATGCGCCGAATATCATGGATGCTTGCCATGGTATTGGTCTTATCGGCCTTACTTGCCGCCTGCGGGAAGAAGGATGCGGCAGCTGTGGTCAAAGATCTGAACGAAGTCGTAGGAGAGATGGAAAGTTACCAGGGGGCAGGCGTGATGACGCTGCATACCGGAGATACGCCGCAGCAGTACAAGGTCGAGGTATGGCATCAGAAGCCTTCCTATTATCGTATTGCGTTAACGAATGCCAAAAAGGATGTAACACAGATTGTACTGCGTAACGATGAAGGCGTGTTTGTTCTGACGCCGAGCCAGAACAAAAGCTTCCGTTTTCAGAGCAATTGGCCAGATAATCAGGGACAGGTATATCTCTATGAAACATTGATTAGGAGCATTACGGGGGATACAACCCGCCAGTTTGCGGATGAGAAGGAAAGCTATGTATTTGATGTAGCTGCCAATTATAATACACACGCACTTGTCAGACAGAAAATCTGGCTGAACAAAAGCGATTATGCACCTAAACAGGTGGAGGTATCCGACTCCAATGCCAATGTTGTGGTCGATGTGAAGTTTGACTCCTTCAAATTCGGGACTGAATTTGAGAAAGATGCCTTTGACATGCAACGTAACATGACAGCAGCTTCAGAAGAAGGCGGCCAAACAGGAACGGATTCTGGTGTAACTCCTGCGGAGCAAACAGGTGAGGGCGGTAAAGAACCTGCCAATCCTCAGACAGCGCCTGAACCTGATGGAGCCGTTACTGATGGACAGTCGGGTGTAGGTGGTGACACAGAGCAGCAAGGTACAGAGGGTGCTGCAACTGGTCAGGAAGGCGAAGAACCAACACTCGCAGAGCCGGAAGGCGCAGACAGCTTCGGCGTAATTCAGCCGACCTATGCGCCAGAAGGTGTGCAGCTCAAGGATGATCAGATTCTGGAAGAGGCGGGGGACTATTCGGTTATGCTTCGTTATGAAGGAACATATAATTACACGATATTCGAAGCCAGACCACAGGATCGAGCCGTATCGCTTGCTCCATC
Coding sequences:
- a CDS encoding ABC transporter substrate-binding protein, translated to MDVSEHYIQLRLNFPHVHDEQEVNTTVGELADLLCCTMRNMNLIMNKFKENGWVRWNPQRGRGKKSMLVFCVPLLEVARERFDHFLDGNRMEDAYELAATLPITMREHLIQQMQHQFGLRSNKGDRGRVDTLRIPRNIPFKTLDPTQTAMWGEVFIVAEVFDCLVRYNAEHQVCEPSLAVAWESHSEGREWTFYLHKGIPFHHGRILDAEDVKFTFDRIISDNSNPCRPLFGSIERIETLDELTVRFVLNKPNFMFPDLMSSMSASILPRDVEMNPLHPIGTGPYRLTRHDSKLLVLEVFPSYFRGRAYIDRVEVWQLPHSGRVESVIKHNIFPDAEPRAVQHEMQGGMYMTFNMQKEGPQHDVNFRRAVQQLLNAQELSQALGSTNTQAAYSLIRGRVQQPLKVGSNQGEPWKQQSEQLDGSVTPVSELSVETSLARASAFLRHSSYQGQSLSLWVEEGEKMEADMVWFAERSKQIGLHINIMQGDPIHAVYQDGFGDCDLIYTGEIFNDHVVLSLVTMYTFQNTLFLIAMNDYWRHELEQECGRVVMIQEPAERLNRLIRLEDRLIQEALLLPTYSFKEEHAHHDSLRDYRLAGYGLPDLRRLWVKRRPGAEEEDVSYPVYIPLW
- a CDS encoding outer membrane lipoprotein-sorting protein; the protein is MRRISWMLAMVLVLSALLAACGKKDAAAVVKDLNEVVGEMESYQGAGVMTLHTGDTPQQYKVEVWHQKPSYYRIALTNAKKDVTQIVLRNDEGVFVLTPSQNKSFRFQSNWPDNQGQVYLYETLIRSITGDTTRQFADEKESYVFDVAANYNTHALVRQKIWLNKSDYAPKQVEVSDSNANVVVDVKFDSFKFGTEFEKDAFDMQRNMTAASEEGGQTGTDSGVTPAEQTGEGGKEPANPQTAPEPDGAVTDGQSGVGGDTEQQGTEGAATGQEGEEPTLAEPEGADSFGVIQPTYAPEGVQLKDDQILEEAGDYSVMLRYEGTYNYTIFEARPQDRAVSLAPSSVVDLGFTLGMISGDALKTLTWMTDGIEYRITSADLPQNEMVRIATSMQEESGK